The Amycolatopsis methanolica 239 nucleotide sequence TTCTCCGCGGCCCTGTCCGAGGTCGCCGACCCGCGTTACGCCGGCACCGCCCTCACCGCGATGACCGCCGCCGGGTTCGTCGTCAGCGCGATCACCATCCAGCTGCTCCCGCTGCTCGCCGACCTCACCGGCTGGCGCGACGCGGTCACCCTGCTGTCGATCGGCCCGCTCCTCGGCGCTGTCGCGATGGTCAGCGTTCGTGCAGCAGCAGGAGCCCGTACGCCGCGATCGACTGGGCGTCCGTGATCTCCCCGCGCGCGATCATCTTCTCGAACTCGTCCCGGCTGAACCACGCCGTGCGCATGTCCTGTTCCTCGTGCTCACGCTCGTGCGGGCCCTCGACCAGCTCCGTCGCCAGGTAGACCCGGCCGCGCTGGCTCGACATGCCCGGCGCGACGTCCAGCAGCCCGAGGTCGGTCAGTGAACCGGCCACCAGCCCGGTTTCCTCCCGCAGCTCACGCGCCGCCAGCTCCAGCGGGTCCAGCTCGGCCAGCCCGGGCGCGGTGCCCTGCGGGAACTCCCAGCGCCGCAGGCCGAGCGGGTACCGGTACTGCTCGACCAGGTGCAGCCGGTCGCCGTCGAGCGGGACGACCAGCGCGTAGTCCGGCTTGTCGACGACGCCGTAGATGCCGGTCGAGCCGTCCGGGCGGCGGATGCCGTCCTCGCGCACCGTCATCCAGTTGTTCCGGTACACCTCGCGGGAGCCGAGCCGTTCGATGGGATCCACGCGACCAGTCTGCCGAAGCATCTTCTACCCTCGCCGGGTGCGTCTCGTGATCGCTCGTTGCCAAGTGGACTACGCCGGCCGTCTGACGGCCCACCTCCCGATGGCCACCCGGTTGCTGCTCATCAAGGCGGACGGCTCGGTGTCGGTGCACTCCGACGACCGCGCCTACAAGCCGCTGAACTGGATGAGCCCGCCCTGCTGGCTCATCGAGGACGGCGACGTCTGGACGGTGCAGAACAAGGCGGGCGAGAAGCTCGTCATCACCATCGAAGAGCGGATCGACGAGATCAGCCACGACCTGGGGGCCGAGCCGGGCCTGCAGAAGGACGGCGTCGAGGCGCACCTGCAGGAGCTGCTCGCCGAGCACATCACCACGCTCGGCGAGGGGTACACGCTGGTCCGCCGCGAGTACCCGACGGCGATCGGGCCGGTCGACATCCTGGCCCGCGACGCCGACGGCGGCTCGGTGGCGGTGGAGATCAAGCGCCGCGGGGAGATCGACGGCGTCGAGCAGCTGACCCGCTACCTGGAGCTGCTCAACCGCGACCCGCTGCTGGCGCCGGTGCAGGGCGTGTTCGCCGCGCAGCTGATCAAGCCGCAGGCGCGCACCCTTGCCGAGGACCGCGGCATCCGCTGCCTGACGCTGGACTACGACGCCCTCCGCGGTACCGAATCCGACGATCTCCGCCTGTTCTGAACACGCGGATTCGCCGCACCACGCCGGACGTGGTGCGGCGAATCCCCGTTCACATCACATGCTGTTGACGATCGCGCTGATCAGGTTGATCAGGCCGTAGACCAGGTCGTTCAGGCTCACCGGGGTCCTCCCTCGAAAATTGTCAACGGTGGGTACGCCGCCGTATCCGGCGACCGGCGAAGGCAATCGAAGGCGCATTGCCGCTGGGTAACGGGCGCTTTCCGCGACGTTTCGCATCTCCCATGACGTGGATCACGATCACGATCGGGCGCCGAGTTGCGCTGGGTGACGCCGCGCTGTTGGGTTGTCACCGGTTTGATCTCGACACGGTCAAGGCGCACCCGCTGGCGTGCACGGCTGGGATACCGCGTAGTAATGTGCGCTCGTCACTCGATCGTGGTGATTTTTGTTCGGAGATGTTGGACTCCCGGAGGTGGCATCGGTGCCCGTCCTAGCCGCAGCGAACCTGCGACTTGATGCGCACGCGATCGACTACGTGTTGCTCGCGTTCTACTTCGTGCTGGTGCTCGGCATCGGCTACCTGGCCCGGAAACAGGTGTCGAGCAGCATCGACTTCTTCCTGTCCGGCCGTTCCCTGCCTGCCTGGGTCACCGGGCTCGCCTTCATCTCCGCCAACCTCGGCGCCATCGAAGTGATGGGGATGTCGGCCAACGGCGCGCAGTACGGCCTGCCGACGGCCCACTACTTCTGGATCGGCGCGATCCCGGCGATGCTGTTCCTCGGCATCGTGATGATGCCCTTCTACTACGGGTCGAAGGTCCGCAGCGTGCCGGAGTTCATGCGGCGCCGCTTCGGCACCGGCGCCCACCTGACGAACGGCATCAGCTTCGCGCTGGCCCAGATCCTCATCGCGGGCGCGAACCTGTACCTGCTGGCCAGCGTGGTGAACCTGCTGCTGGGCTGGCCGATCTGGGTGTCGATCGTCGTCGCCGCCGTCATCGTGCTCGCCTACACCGCGCTCGGCGGCCTGTCCGCCGCGATCTACAACGAGGTGCTGCAGTTCTTCGTCATCGTCGCCGCGCTGGTGCCGCTGACGATCGTCGGCCTCTACAAGGTCGGCGGCTGGGACGGCCTGGTCGACAAGGTCTCCGGCGGCCCCGGCGGCGCGGCCCAGCTGGAATCCTGGCCGGGCAACCAGCTCACCGGCTTCGGCAGCAACTTCCTGTCCGTGCTGGGCCTGGTGTTCGGTCTCGGGTTCGTGCTGTCCTTCGGTTACTGGACGACGAACTTCGTCGAGGTCCAGCGCGCGATGGCGTCGAAGAGCATGTCGGCGGCCCAGCGCACCCCGATCATCGGCGCGTTCCCGAAGATGCTGATTCCGTTCATCGTGATCATCCCGGGCATGATCGCCGCGGTCACCGTGACCGAGCTGCAGGGCGAGAACAAGCAGGCCCTGATCGACGGCGGCTCCGCGCCCAGCGGCGCGACCTTCAACGACGCGCTGTTGCTGCTGATGCGCGATCTGCTGCCCAACGGTGTGCTCGGTGTCGCCATCGCCGGTCTGCTGGCCTCCTTCATGGCGGGCATGGCGGCGAACCTGAGCTCGTTCAACACGGTCTTCACGTACGACATCTGGCAGGCCTACATCAAGAAGGACAAGCCGGACTCGTACTACCTGAACATGGGCCGCTGGGTCACCGCGGGCGCCACGGTCCTGGCCATCGGCACGGCGGCCATCGCGTCGCAGTACTCGAACCTGATGGACTACCTGCAGCAGCTGTTCTCGTTCTTCAACGCGCCGCTGTTCGCCACGTTCATCCTCGGCATGTTCTGGAAGCGCATGACCCCGGCCGCGGCCTGGATCGGTCTGCTGTCCGGTACCGCGTCGGCCATCGTGGTGTTCCTGCTCGCCGAGACCGGCGTGTGGGACCTGCCCGGCCAGGGCGCCAGCTTCATCGGCGCCGGTGCGGCGTTCGTGGTCGACATCGCGGTCAGCGTGGCGGTCACGATGGTGACCAAGCCGCGCGAGGCCTCCGAGCTGACCGGCCTGGTCTACTCGCTGACCCCGCGGGAGTCGCTCAAGCGCTCCACCACCGGCGAGGACGCGGGCTGGTACCGCAACCCGGGCCTGCTCGCGGGCATCGTCCTGGTCCTCACGATCGCGCTGAACATCGCCTTCTAGGAGGTTGGCAGACATGGCTAGCGAAACCCCCGTGCGCACGCGCCGCGCAGGCGCGTTCGACATCCGGCTGATCATCGCGCTGCTGACCGGTGTGTACGGCGTGGTCCTGACGATCATGGGCATCGCGTTCACCGACGACGCCGAGCTGCAGAAGGCGGCGGGCGTGAACATCAACCTGTGGGCCGGCATCGGCATGCTGATCTTCACCGCGCTGTTCGTGCTGTGGGCCGTGCTGCGGCCGATCCGGGTCCCGGTGCCGGAAGGCGACGAGACCCCGGCCGGATAGGCAGGTTCGGAACATCCCGGCGAGGCCGGGCGGCTACGGTGCACCGCGTGCACCATGTCGCCCGGCCTCGCCGTTTCGTCCCCGTGGTCCTGCTCGCACTGACCGTTTCCGCGTGCGCCGGACCGGACCTCGGCAAGCAGAACTTCCCGCGCACGACCGTCACGCAGACCAGCGTCGCCACCGGTCCGGTCGACGACGCCGCGGTCAGCACGGACGCGCTGCGCACCGTCGACCCGTGCGGGGTGCTGCAGGGCGACACCGTCACCGGCGTCGGCACGCCGGTCGAGGACAGCCTCCACCCGACCGGGCTGGACGGCTGCGCCGTCGAGGTCACCGACGCGGGCGGCAAGGAGGCCCGGTTGAGCCTCACGATGGGGGAGACGCTCCTGCTGTCCTCCACGACCCCGGTCGGCACCGTCGAAGGCCTGCCGGTCGTCGAGAGCGACCTGGACGACCCGGACACCACCGAGAACGAGGGTTGCGTGGTCACCGCGGTCACCTCCGAGACGCCTGCCATCGGCATCTCCGTCCAGGTCACCTACCAGGGCGGGGACGCCTGTGGCGCCGGCCTGACCGTCATCCGCGAGGTCGTCGCCGAGATGCACGGCTCGCCGCCCCGGATGACCCGCGCGGCGAACTCGGCCGTGCCGCTCGACCCGTGCACGCTGGTGGACGATGCGGTCGCCGCCGAGGTCCTCGGCCGCAGCACCGAGAAGCGGCCCGGCGGCCTGCACGAGTGCCACTGGTCGGGCGGCAACGCCACTGGTTACCTGCGGATCTCCGAGGCCGTCGAGCCCTCCGACGGCGACGACGGAACGCGCGTCGACCTGGGCGGCGGGATCACCGGCTACCAGGAGAAGCGGACCACGGCGGGCAACAGCTGCACCATCGCGTGGACCCACTTGCGGACCGGCGACGGCGAGGGCGAGGTCGTGAAGTTCGAGTACGACAACTTCCACGACGACGCCGCCGAGGACGACTCGTGCGGGAAAGCGCGGCGCATTGTCGACACGATCCTGCCCAAGCTGCCCAAGTCCTGATAGGAAAGGGGCGACGACGGAGTCAGGAGGCGGGCATGAAAAAGATCATCAACGATCCGGCCGACGTGGTCACCGAGTCGCTGCGCGGGCTGGCCGCCGCGCACGCGGACATCCTGCGTGTTCAGGAGGACCCGAACGTGGTCGTGCGCGCCGACGCGCCGGTGGACGGCAAGGTCGCGGTGATTTCCGGCGGCGGGTCCGGGCACGAGCCGTTGCACGGCGGGTTCGTCGGCGTCGGCATGCTCGACGCGGCGGTGCCCGGCGCGGTGTTCACCTCGCCCACGCCGGACGCGGTGCAGGCCGCCATCAGCGCGACCACCGGCGCGGCAGGCGCCCTGTTGATCGTCAAGAACTACACCGGTGACGTGCTGAACTTCGAGACCGCGGGCGAGCTGGCCGCGGCGGAGGACCTGGAAGTGCGCAGCGTGGTGATCGACGACGACGTCGCGGTCGCCGATTCGACCTACACCGCGGGACGCCGGGGCGTCGGCGGCACGGTGCTGCTGGAGAAGATCGCCGGCGCCGCGGCCGAGCGGGGCGACTCGCTGGACGCGGTGGAAGCGCTGGCGCGCAAGGTCATCGGCCAGGTGCGGTCGATCGGGGTCGCGCTCACCGCGCCGACCGTGCCGCACGTCGGCGAGCCCAGCTTCGACCTCGGCGCCGACGAGATCGAGTTCGGCATCGGCATCCACGGCGAGCCGGGCCGCGAGCGGATCAAGGCCGAGCCCGCCGACGAGCTGGTGGCGCGCATGGTCGGTGCGGTCGTCGAGGACCTGCCGTTCACCGAGGGCGACCGGGTGCTGCTGTTCACCAACTCGATGGGCGCCACCCCGCTGGTCGAGCTGTACCTCGCGCACGGCATCGCCGAGCGGCTGCTGGCCGATCGCGGCATCATGGTCGAACGCCGGCTGGTGGGCCCCTACATCACCAGCCTGGAGATGCAGGGCATCAGCCTGACCCTGCTGAAGCTCGACGACGAGCTGACCGAACTGTGGGACGCGCCGGTGAACACCGCCGCATTGCGCTGGAAGGCCTGAGGACATGGGATGCACGCCGGAGGGCGTCGCGAACGCGTTGCGGGGCGCCGCGGCCGTGATCGCCGAGCACCGCGCCGAACTGATCGAACTCGACCGGGCGATCGGGGACGGTGACCACGGCGAGAACATGAACCGCGGGTTCCAGGCCGTGGTGGCCGCGCTGGACAGCGCCCTGCCGGAGACGCCGGGCGGGGTGCTCAAGCTCGCGGCGACGACGCTGATCTCGAAGGTCGGCGGCGCGGCGGGGCCGTTGTACGGCACGGCTTTCCTGCGGGCGTCGACCGTGGTGTCGAACCAGCCGGAGCTGGGCGCGGCGGAGGTCGTGGCCGCGTTGCGGGCGGGGCTGGAAGGCGTGCGGGCGCGCGGCAAGGCGGTGGAGGGCGACAAGACGATGGTCGACGCGCTGCTGCCCGCGGTCGCGGCGGCGGAGAAGGCGGGCGGCGGGGACGTCGCGGCCGTCCTGTCGGCGGCCGCCGAGGGCGCGGCCACCGGCGCCGAGTCCACTGTGGACCTGGTCGCGCGGAAGGGCAGGGCGTCCTACCTCGGCGAGCGCAGCGCGGGTCACCTCGACCCGGGTGCACGCTCGACGTCGCTGCTGCTCGCCGCGTTCGCCGAGGCGGCCCGATGAGCGTCGGCCTGGTGCTGGTGTCGCACAGCGCGAAGCTCGCCGAAGGGGTCGCCGAGGTCGCCGCGCAGATGGCGCCCGACGTGACGATCGTGCCGGCGGGCGGGCTGCCCGGCGGCGGGATCGGCACGGACTACGACTCGGTGGTGGCTGCCGTGCAGCGCGCCGATTCCGGGTCCGGGGTCGTGCTGCTCTACGACCTGGGCAGCGCGCAGATGACGGCGGAGCTCGCGGTCGAATCGCTGGCGGACCCGTCCGCCGTCGGGGTGGCGGACGCGCCGCTGGTGGAGGGCACGGTCGCGGCGGCGGTGGCGGCGCAGAACGGAGCCGACCGGGCCGGGGTGCTGGAAGCCGCCACGGCGGCCGCCGCGCCCCCGGAGCTGGCCGCGCCGGCGGAGCAGGCCACGGATTGCGTGGAGCTGACGCTGACCAACGAGGTGGGCCTGCACGCCCGCCCCGCGGCGGTGCTGGCACGCAGCCTGGCCGAGCTGGAGGCCGAGGTGAGCGTGCGGCTGGGCGACCAGGAGGCCGACGCGCACAGCGTGCTGGCGCTGATGGCGCTCGGCGCCCGGAAGGGGGACCGGATCGAGGTGCGCGCGGGCGGCCCCCAGGCGGCCGAGGCGCTGCGCGTGGTGCAGGACCTGGTGGAGGACAACTTCGGCGACCCCGCCTGACGGTTCGCCTGCCGTTTCGCCGCTGGGCCGCACGCGGCCCTCGCGGCGCCTCCACGCGCTCCTGACCGCGGCCCCGCGCTTGCCGGCCGTGCGGCGCTGGCGGTCGCGAGCGCGGCGCTCGCGGTCTCGAGCCATGCGTCCCTGGCCCGCGAGCCCGCGCCGCTGGTCGCAGGTCTGCACTCGTCGCCGCGAGTCCCACGCTCCTGGCCGCCTGTTCCCCACTCGCCAGCGCGAGTCCCACCTTCACGATCGACACCCGTATCCGGCCGGACTGCGATCCGCGTCCACGCCGCCGCCCGTCTCCCGGTACCAAGCCCAGCGGCGGTGGAACTCGCGCGGGTACACCTGATTCGATACACCTCCCGTCCGGTCGCCCCGCGTGGCACCATCGAGGGCTACCGACGAGTAACCCGGAGGCCGCTATGGCGCGGACGATCGAAACGGCAGGCGTGGTCGGGCTCGGCACGATGGGCTCCGGGATCGCGGAGGTCCTGGCCCGCAGCGGCATCCGGGTGATCGGCGTCGAGGTGGACTCCGCCGCGGTGACGCGCGCCCGCGGGCACGTCGAGCAGTCCACGGCCCGCGCGCTCACCGGCGGCAAGCTCGACGAGACGACCGCGCGGCCCTCCTGACCCACATCACCTACACCACCTCGCTGACCGACCTCGCCGAAGCCGACCTGGTCATCGAGGCCGTCCCGGAGAGCCTCGACCTCAAGGCCGAGGTGTTCGCCCAGCTGGACAAGATCGTCGGACCCGGCGCGGTCCTCGCGTCGAACACGTCGTCCCTGTCGGTCACCGAGATCGGCGTGCACACCTCGCGCCCCGGCAAGGTCGTCGGGATGCACTTCTTCAACCCGGCGCCCGTGCTCAGGCTGGTCGAGATCGTCCGGACCGTCGTCACCGAGCCGGACGTGATCGCCGACGTCACCGGGTTCGCCGAGCGCCTCGGCAAGACGCCGGTCGTGATCGGCGACCGCGCCGGGTTCATCGCCAACGCCCTGCTGTTCGGCTACCTCAACCACGCGGTGCGGATGTTCGAGCAGCGCTACGCCACGCGCGAGGATCTCGACGCGGCGATGCGCCTCGGCTGCGGGTACCCGATGGGCCCGCTCGCGTTGCTCGACCTGATCGGGCTGGACACCGCATACGAGATCCTCGAGTCGATGTACCGGCAGTCGCGCAACCGGCTGCACGCGCCCGTGCCGCTGCTCAAGCAGATGATCACCGCGGGCCTGCTCGGCCGGAAGTCCGGTCGCGGGTTCTACACCTACGAGGGCCCGGACTCACCGGTCGTCGTTGACTCGGCGCCTGGCGTCGCACCCGTGGACCCCGGTGAAGTGCGGGCGGTTCGTGCGGTCGGCGTGATCGGCACCGGCACGATGGCGACCGGGATCGCGGAGGTGTTCGCCAAGCGCGGGTACGACGTCGTCCTCCGCGCGCGCACCACCGAGAAGGCCGAGGCCGCGGTGGCGCGGATCGCGAAGTCGGTGAACCGGGCGGTATCGAAGGGCAAGCTTTCCGAGTCCGACGGCGCCGCGGCGCTGGCCAGGACCGCGCCGGTCGCCGGCTTCGACGCGCTGTCCGGTGTGGACCTGGTGGTCGAGGCGGTGGCCGAGGACCTCGCGGTCAAGCAGGAGGTGTTCGCCGCGCTGGACGCGGTCGCGAAGCCGGGCGCGATCCTCGCGACGACGACCTCGTCGCTGCCGGTGATCGAGTGCGCGGCCGCGACCGAGCGCCCCGGCGACGTGGTCGGGCTGCACTTCTTCAACCCGGCGCCGGTGATGAAGCTGGTCGAGGTGGTGCGCACGGTCGCCACCGCACCCGACGTGGTGGCCACCGCGCACGCGGTCTGCGCGGCGATCGGCAAGCACCCGGTGCACTGCGGTGACCGGGCCGGCTTCATCGTGAACGCGCTGCTCTTCCCGTACCTGAACGACGCGGTGAAGATGCTCGAGGCGCACTACGCGCAGGCCGCGGACATCGACATCGCGATGAAGGTCGGGTGCGGGCTGCCGATGGGCCCGTTCGAGCTGCTGGACGTCGTCGGGCTCGACGTGTCGCTGGCGATCCAGCGGACGCTGTTCAACGAGTTCCGCGAGGAGGGCTTCGCACCCGCGCCGCTGCTGGAACACCTCGTCACGGCCGGGCGGCTGGGCCGCAAGACGGGGAAGGGGTTCGCGGACTACACCGCTCAGTGACCGCAGCCGCAGGCGCCGCCGCAGCAACCGCCGCCCGCGGGCGCGCCTGCGGCGGAACCGGTCAGGGCGACGGTCGTGAGCAGCTTGACCGTGTCCGTGTGGCCCTCGGGGCAGGTCGCGGGCGCGCTCGACTCGCTCATCGGCCGGTTCACCTCGAAGGTGCCGGTGCATTCGCGACAGCGGTAGGCGTAGGTCGGCATGTCGTCATTATCGGGTAAGGCGTGCGCTCGGAGCCACTTTCCTGCCAAGCTGACCATGTGGAGCTGCCAACGCTGTCCGGCCAGGGGCATCTCGCCGAGGTTGTGCCGTCGGTCCTCGCGACGCTGGGTGTGCCTGGTTGCGTCGACACGCTAGGCCTGCCCGATGCTGCCGGAGTCTGTGTGTTGCTGATCGACGGTCTGGGTTCGGAGCTGCTGCGCGCGCACGCCGACGACGCGCCGGTGCTGACCGAGCTCGCGAAGGCGACGCTGACGGTCGGCTGCCCGTCGACGACGGTCGCCGGGCTGGCCGCGATCGGGACCGGGGTCGCGTCGGGGGAGCACGGGATGGCGGGGTACACCTTCGAGGTGCCTGGTTGTGGTGTGCTCAACGCCTTGCGCTGGCGCGAGCATCCCGGCGGCGGCGAGCTGGACCTGCGGCCGGAGGACGTCCAGCCGTTGCCCACGACGTTCGAGCGGGCGGCCGCGGCGGGTGTCGAGGCGGTGGTGGTGGCCGAGGCGAAGTTCGCGAACTCGCCGCTGACGCGGGCGGTGCAGCGCGGCGCGGAGTACCGCGGCGTGTACGCGATGGGTGACCTGGCCGCGGAGACGCTGCGCGCCCTGCGCGAGTCGCCTGGGTTCTGCTACGCCTACCACGGCCAGCTGGACGAGCTCGGTCACCGGTACGGCCCGGGTTCGCCGGCGTGGGTGATGCAGCTGAGGCAGGTCGACCGGCTCGTCGAGTTGCTTGTGGACGGTCTGCCGCCCGGCCGGGTGCTGGCCGTGGTGGCCGACCACGGGATGGTCGCGCTGGGCGCCAACGTGATCGACATCGACGTGACGCCGGAGTTGCGGTCCGGAGTGCGGGCGTTCGGTGGGGACCCGCGGGTGCGGCACGTGTACACCGAGCCCGGCGCGGCGGAGGACGTGCTGGCCACGTGGCGCTCGGTGCTGGGTCCGCGGGCGTGGGTGACGCGCCGGGACGAGGCGATCGCGGCGGGCTGGCTGGGGCCGCGCGTGAGCGACCGGGTGCGCTCCCGCTTCGGCGACGTGATAGCCGCCGCCCGGGACGACTTCGGGATGCTGCGCCGCACGGCCGAGCCGCTGGAGTCGAAGCTGATCGGCCAACACGGCTCCATGACGCCCGCCGAGCAACTGGTCCCGCTGGCGATCGCGCACCGCTGAGCCGCTGATCGGCGGGTGCCGTCGGCGGTTGCGCGCCCTTGAGGCACCGCGCCTCGTTCTGCCGGCGATTGGCCGCCGCTGAAGGGCCGAGCGACTGGGCGCCGCTGGTGATTGCGCACGGTTGGGCGCTGAGCGCCTGGCCCCGCTGGCGGTTGCGCGCCGCTGAGGCGCGGAGCGCGGGGGTTCGCCGGCCGGTCGCCCACGGTTGTGGCGCTGGGCGAGGGGCCCGCTGGCGGTTGCGCACCGTTCAGGGGCTGAGCGACTGGGTGCCGCTGGCGGTTGCGAACCGTTGAGGCGCTGGGCGGCTGGTGGCGCTGAGGGCCGAGCGACTGGGTGCCGCTGGCGGTTGCGGACCGGCAGGGCGCTGAGCGCCTGGCCCCGTCGGCGATTGCGCGCCGTTGAGGCGCCGAACGGCTGGCCCCGCTGGCGGTTGCGCCACTGAGGCGCTGCGGGCTGGCCCCGCTGGCGGTTGCGTAGTTGGGGCGCTGGGCGGCTGGTGCCGCTGGCGGTTGCGCACCGTTGAGGCGCCGGTTCCGCGCGGGCTGCTGTCAGTCGTCGATCGGGGGCAGGTGGGCGGCGCGGAGCCGCTCGCTCGGCGTGGGATCCCGGTCGGCCGGATCCCCCTTGCCGTGGAACCCCCGGTGGCTGGATTCCCGTCAATCGGGGAGCCGCGACCGTCGAATTCCTGCCGGCCGTTTGCCTTGGACGTGGATCGGGGCAGGCGGCGTGGAATCCCCGCCGGCTCAGGGCTTCGGCCGGCGCAGGCCGTCCAGCAGCACGGTGAGCAGCCGCTCGGCCGTCTCGTCGTTGCCTTCCGCGGCCACGCCCACCCCGTGCCCCAGCAGGAGCAGGTCGCGCGGTCGCACGTCGTCGCGGATGGCGCCGCTTTCCTGCGCCCGGCTGAGCAGCACTGCGGCGGCGTCGTTGATCAGCGTCTTGCACACGGCGAACGTCTCGGAATCCCGGTCCATCGCCGCCTTCAGCGTGGCCGCCAGCCCGCGCTTGTGCAGCACGAACGCGACCTGCTCGCGCATCCACAGCTCCAGCGCCTCCGCTGGCTCGTGCTCCTCCAGCAACTTGTGTGCGGCGGAGCTCAGCCGCTCGATGTCGTCGCGGTAGACGGCTTCGATGAGCGTCTCCCTGGTGGGGAAGTGCCGGTAGAGGGTGCCCGCGCCCACGCAGGCCCGGCGCGCGATGTCGTCCAGCGGGGCGTCCGGTCCGTGCTCCCGGAACGCCTCGCGAGCCGTGACCAGGATCCGTTCGTAGTTGCGCCGCGCGTCAGCCCGCATCGGCCGCGGTGCCGCCATGCGCCTCACCCTCAAAACCGGACACATTCTCCGGATGCCCTTGCGCAACCGGAGACATTCTCCATATGCTAGCTCCATCGAAGCGGAGAGTTTGTCCGCTTCTGTCGTCCTCTTTCGACGGAGACTTCTTGTCTGAGACAACGCTGCCCGCGTCCGGCACGGCTGTCGCCGCGACCGCGGCGCGGCCACGCCCCGGCGTGGTGCTGGCAACCCTGCTCACCTGCCAGCTGATGATCGTCCTCGACATCACCGTCATGAACGTCGCGCTGCCCCGGATCCAGGCTGACCTCGGGTTCACCGCGGCCTCGCTGAGCTGGGTGATGTCGAGCTACACCCTCGTCTTCGGTGGTCTGTTGCTGCTCGGCGGACGCGCGGGCGACCTCTTCGGTCGCAAGCGGATGTTCGCCGGCGGCGTGCTGCTGTTCACCGCCGCCTCGCTCGCCGGCGGCCTGGCCGGATCGGCCGAGTGGCTGATCGTGGCGCGGATCGCGCAGGGCCTCGG carries:
- the dhaL gene encoding dihydroxyacetone kinase subunit DhaL, which translates into the protein MGCTPEGVANALRGAAAVIAEHRAELIELDRAIGDGDHGENMNRGFQAVVAALDSALPETPGGVLKLAATTLISKVGGAAGPLYGTAFLRASTVVSNQPELGAAEVVAALRAGLEGVRARGKAVEGDKTMVDALLPAVAAAEKAGGGDVAAVLSAAAEGAATGAESTVDLVARKGRASYLGERSAGHLDPGARSTSLLLAAFAEAAR
- a CDS encoding DUF3558 domain-containing protein; translated protein: MHHVARPRRFVPVVLLALTVSACAGPDLGKQNFPRTTVTQTSVATGPVDDAAVSTDALRTVDPCGVLQGDTVTGVGTPVEDSLHPTGLDGCAVEVTDAGGKEARLSLTMGETLLLSSTTPVGTVEGLPVVESDLDDPDTTENEGCVVTAVTSETPAIGISVQVTYQGGDACGAGLTVIREVVAEMHGSPPRMTRAANSAVPLDPCTLVDDAVAAEVLGRSTEKRPGGLHECHWSGGNATGYLRISEAVEPSDGDDGTRVDLGGGITGYQEKRTTAGNSCTIAWTHLRTGDGEGEVVKFEYDNFHDDAAEDDSCGKARRIVDTILPKLPKS
- a CDS encoding FmdB family zinc ribbon protein; this encodes MPTYAYRCRECTGTFEVNRPMSESSAPATCPEGHTDTVKLLTTVALTGSAAGAPAGGGCCGGACGCGH
- the dhaM gene encoding dihydroxyacetone kinase phosphoryl donor subunit DhaM, which translates into the protein MSVGLVLVSHSAKLAEGVAEVAAQMAPDVTIVPAGGLPGGGIGTDYDSVVAAVQRADSGSGVVLLYDLGSAQMTAELAVESLADPSAVGVADAPLVEGTVAAAVAAQNGADRAGVLEAATAAAAPPELAAPAEQATDCVELTLTNEVGLHARPAAVLARSLAELEAEVSVRLGDQEADAHSVLALMALGARKGDRIEVRAGGPQAAEALRVVQDLVEDNFGDPA
- the dhaK gene encoding dihydroxyacetone kinase subunit DhaK — protein: MKKIINDPADVVTESLRGLAAAHADILRVQEDPNVVVRADAPVDGKVAVISGGGSGHEPLHGGFVGVGMLDAAVPGAVFTSPTPDAVQAAISATTGAAGALLIVKNYTGDVLNFETAGELAAAEDLEVRSVVIDDDVAVADSTYTAGRRGVGGTVLLEKIAGAAAERGDSLDAVEALARKVIGQVRSIGVALTAPTVPHVGEPSFDLGADEIEFGIGIHGEPGRERIKAEPADELVARMVGAVVEDLPFTEGDRVLLFTNSMGATPLVELYLAHGIAERLLADRGIMVERRLVGPYITSLEMQGISLTLLKLDDELTELWDAPVNTAALRWKA
- the nucS gene encoding endonuclease NucS; translation: MRLVIARCQVDYAGRLTAHLPMATRLLLIKADGSVSVHSDDRAYKPLNWMSPPCWLIEDGDVWTVQNKAGEKLVITIEERIDEISHDLGAEPGLQKDGVEAHLQELLAEHITTLGEGYTLVRREYPTAIGPVDILARDADGGSVAVEIKRRGEIDGVEQLTRYLELLNRDPLLAPVQGVFAAQLIKPQARTLAEDRGIRCLTLDYDALRGTESDDLRLF
- a CDS encoding 3-hydroxyacyl-CoA dehydrogenase family protein; the protein is MFEQRYATREDLDAAMRLGCGYPMGPLALLDLIGLDTAYEILESMYRQSRNRLHAPVPLLKQMITAGLLGRKSGRGFYTYEGPDSPVVVDSAPGVAPVDPGEVRAVRAVGVIGTGTMATGIAEVFAKRGYDVVLRARTTEKAEAAVARIAKSVNRAVSKGKLSESDGAAALARTAPVAGFDALSGVDLVVEAVAEDLAVKQEVFAALDAVAKPGAILATTTSSLPVIECAAATERPGDVVGLHFFNPAPVMKLVEVVRTVATAPDVVATAHAVCAAIGKHPVHCGDRAGFIVNALLFPYLNDAVKMLEAHYAQAADIDIAMKVGCGLPMGPFELLDVVGLDVSLAIQRTLFNEFREEGFAPAPLLEHLVTAGRLGRKTGKGFADYTAQ
- a CDS encoding sodium:solute symporter family protein, with translation MPVLAAANLRLDAHAIDYVLLAFYFVLVLGIGYLARKQVSSSIDFFLSGRSLPAWVTGLAFISANLGAIEVMGMSANGAQYGLPTAHYFWIGAIPAMLFLGIVMMPFYYGSKVRSVPEFMRRRFGTGAHLTNGISFALAQILIAGANLYLLASVVNLLLGWPIWVSIVVAAVIVLAYTALGGLSAAIYNEVLQFFVIVAALVPLTIVGLYKVGGWDGLVDKVSGGPGGAAQLESWPGNQLTGFGSNFLSVLGLVFGLGFVLSFGYWTTNFVEVQRAMASKSMSAAQRTPIIGAFPKMLIPFIVIIPGMIAAVTVTELQGENKQALIDGGSAPSGATFNDALLLLMRDLLPNGVLGVAIAGLLASFMAGMAANLSSFNTVFTYDIWQAYIKKDKPDSYYLNMGRWVTAGATVLAIGTAAIASQYSNLMDYLQQLFSFFNAPLFATFILGMFWKRMTPAAAWIGLLSGTASAIVVFLLAETGVWDLPGQGASFIGAGAAFVVDIAVSVAVTMVTKPREASELTGLVYSLTPRESLKRSTTGEDAGWYRNPGLLAGIVLVLTIALNIAF
- a CDS encoding NUDIX domain-containing protein, which produces MERLGSREVYRNNWMTVREDGIRRPDGSTGIYGVVDKPDYALVVPLDGDRLHLVEQYRYPLGLRRWEFPQGTAPGLAELDPLELAARELREETGLVAGSLTDLGLLDVAPGMSSQRGRVYLATELVEGPHEREHEEQDMRTAWFSRDEFEKMIARGEITDAQSIAAYGLLLLHER